The sequence GTAAAACTAAGGGGGGGTAAAGCAAGAGGGTAACACGCTAACGCGATGTTTCAGCAAGCCTCTTGTTTTTAAACAACTGATTTACATTGGTTTAAAAAATTATTTTAACAGAGACAATAATTAAAGTGCTGATTTTTAAAGTAAAAAGGCGTTAAGCCCAGAAAAACCTATGAATTTTTAGAGTAAAAATGGATAACGGATACGAAAAGGAACAATTTACAACCATCAGTTTTAAAAGCTCAATAGCCAAAAAGTTTCGAGCATTTAGCAGGAAAATGGGAGCATCCAATTCGATGACTTTACTAATGATGTTGGACTTTTTTGAAACCAATAATCTTTCCCCAAAAGAGTCCATTGGTCCAACTGTCCATACGCTTGAAAATCTCATTAAAAAAAGGGTAAGTGCAGTCATAGCCATTTTAAGGGATATGGAAAAAAGCCAGACCCGACCCACGGTGGCCATGATGCAATCACTCTTTGAAGAGGCAGAGCCAAAAAATAAACCGCCAATGGTTGAAAAGAAAGTGCTATTTCAGGAAAAGAAAAACAACGAAAATCAATTATAAGTCAAAATGTATATCACCATAACACCGCAAAAACTAGGAGGCTCCTATTCGCAAAGTGTCGCTGATTATGTGGACTATCTCGAGAAAGAAAATCAGGGATTAGAGCAACAGGATATGGAACACTTTTTCAATCAATACGGAGATGAAATATCTGCT is a genomic window of Flagellimonas sp. CMM7 containing:
- a CDS encoding BfmA/BtgA family mobilization protein, coding for MDNGYEKEQFTTISFKSSIAKKFRAFSRKMGASNSMTLLMMLDFFETNNLSPKESIGPTVHTLENLIKKRVSAVIAILRDMEKSQTRPTVAMMQSLFEEAEPKNKPPMVEKKVLFQEKKNNENQL